From Anastrepha obliqua isolate idAnaObli1 chromosome 3, idAnaObli1_1.0, whole genome shotgun sequence:
TTTCAAATGCTGAATGCAAAAATAGTATCCTTCTGCTCCCACTCGGGTGGGGCGACAAACTatgaagaaaaaacttatttagaaAGGCACTATCTTGTTTTACTTTGAAGTTCGTATCGTAGCTTATGACCTAAAAcagatataaaacaaatattcacaAACTCGTTAAACTTTTTCCCACCTTCATTGCTAAGAAATCTTCCTGGCTACTAGCGAGAAGTTACTTAGATAATCGGTTTTAAATACCTACTGACTCAACATTTGAAAAACGAGATGGTCAAATGCATTTACTCGTTGAATTGATGAACCTAAAATTTTGTTAGATTTGCACCAGCATTCGCAAGCAAAtatgaaatattgttttttatatttgcttgaCAATAAAATGCGAAATATGAGTAGGATCTTTTGTTCACTGGTGCTTGTGGGCAAAGGCACTTTACCCTGGATTCGCAAGGCGAAATACCATTGAAATTACCACTATGTGTGTTACTAGAGATGCCATAATAAGGGACACTAATGGAATCACGTAGGTGTCTGTGCACATTATTAGCACAAGAAATGATATTTTCTGGATCATCTCTAAGGATTCCATATAACAATCTCTGTATTGAAGCAAAGCAACTAATATTAACTGCCCTTAAAAaccaatttccaaacttgtagcCGCCCTTATCGGTCATCAGTGGGCGATCGGCCCTCAGGCAATAAAACTAGGTTTACcttttaatccccattgcaaaaGTCGTGGCGACTTTTCAGAGAAGAACGCTTTTGAGCATGTTCTCTGCAAATGTATGAGTTTGGCAGCCatacgattaaggtcactgggtggttctttcttcgacagcctggggcagtgctacAACTTAAGTTCCATCAACCTTCTttgctacatcaacagctctggttggctgtagatatcttcctCATGGAGGTCTCagaatggtatcaaaacggtgctttagtgctccttggggagtgccagtttGGTTCACCTAAATACTTACTCTTAGAAAAGTTAACACGAAATATTATTTGTATCATGAAAAGGAAGAACTTCTGAAAGCAAGCACTCCAGCTTTATAGTAATTTGAGTTTCAGGTTATGAGTTAACCATTTTATATGTAATGTGACACTCTGGATACTCCTATCCAAAAGTGCAACCTTGGGGATAGGTAGATGCCGCTACATTTCACCCACAGCTTTTCATGATTTTGTGACGTAAAAGTTTTCCCAAGCTATTGTCAGCAAATGCGAAATATGAAAAGCTCTGTGATGTACTTTTTTGATTCCTTtgtaatacacattttttactttgttattTCTTCAAAACTCTCCAACTGACACCTATTGGTCGTTTCTCAAGAACTTAAGACCTTCTAATAGAACATGTTATGCAATTTAAAACTGGGTACTGTAATATTAGCAGAAAGTAAGTAATAAATCTGTCCATATGGCATCAATGGTGGCtcgaatattgaaataaataaattgttaaacgctgtatgacaagttgcgccgtcttctTGGTCCCAAATATCGTCGCTGATTTgctgattaatttttagaaataaaaactcagtcagcatggctcgatagcgcttgcCATTCACGATGACGGCAGCTTTTTTCTCAACTCGAAATAAATAGGgatcgatgatgccgccagtgctctctCTGTCAAACCAAAGCTATCAaaccgatagttctcatgcagctaaaaaggCATCCGATGAATCGGTCACTCCACTTCtacttttgcttaattttttttttccaaaaaagtttgaaattggaCTCAATTAGGGAACGTAACATAGTCCCAAACCAATATTTCATCTACTTTGAGTTATGTTAAAACTCTTACGCTCCTGAAATTCCCATGCTATTCCCTTatatggtatatacatataattgccGCTTACGACCTTTATTTGGTGGTTGGTTGAGATCCTTgtcctttttgtggtgtgcatcttaacATTATTCTACAATTGTAGGGCCCTACAGTTGTACGCCACCTCCGAACAGAAGATTGTTTTTCATGAGGGACTGTTTTATgtcagaaataaactcggagacTTCCTATTGCCTGACGAAGGgcaactgctattagaaaatatttttctttaattttgtgtgTCTTGCCTGGGATTTTGAACCTCAGTGACAATTATAATTCCTAATTCAATTTTAGTAagtaaaaagcaatttttttcaaaaatgcgaaaaatctgctgaaaaactcaaataattagCAACGTACTTATTATTTTGTTCAACTTAACAACTTTAACATAAAATTCACACTCTTCTTTTCGTTCTAAAAGATGTTGCCatatcgaattttttaaaatcaaaccAATATTGCTCTCGCGTGCTCTAataaatttggtaaaattttgcAGTGGATTGAAAgctgcatttttatttatatttatatttctgtttcatttatatttaaagcttttttttgttttttcatctcatgacaaattatttaaattacatttttttttgtttcatggtAGATTTTTATTTCTCATAGCTAATTATTTTGGCCATGAGTGATGgtagaaggtggcgcaaaatgaatcaccctatcggaagatttatactttttgcaaatagcgtctTACGtcgatcatatttgacacttgtgaattagacagctgcagtatacaagcagacaagcaatgcagcatctaaaagtcaaaatagagacttttatcactcaaaatcatgtttttttagttattaaaaagctattgaaaaacaaatcgatgattatttttgcgccaatTTTGTACACGTCTGTTATAAATGCacattgttgtttgttttgtaaaattgttttgctttacatttttgtttttttttttcagctatAAACTGAGTGACGGCACAACACGTACCGAGGAGGCTGTTCTCAATAATGCAGGCACCGAAAATGAATCACTATCTGTGCGCGGTAGCGTTTCTTGGGTAGCGCCCGATGGACAAACTTACACTATTAATTTTGTGGCCGATGAGAACGGCTTCCAGCCAGAAGGTGCACACATACCGAAATAAGGAAATGTGTAGAGCCACTAATTGAAGCGAAAGGATAAAAaccaatttagtaaaaaaattgcttaggtACATCGAAGACaataggaaaacaaaaaaacaaaaacaggaaGTTGTAGATGAcgatatgtgtgtgtgaaaaactattaaataaataaatacaaaaattgttaCGGTCTCAGTCAGTGTCAAAAGTGTGTGTTTCATTGCAAGGCTTCTATTATTCAAAAATCGTATATGCAGCTAAATATTCTATTATATATTctgcattttttaaaactttttattaaattttatcaaaCGCTCAACCAACATTAGTAATAAACaaacataaacacatttttatgtgCCAACAACAATACAAACACTATATTTAACTTGGGAGAAAATCACTTCTTGGTTTCTCTTGGACTCTCTTCAATTTATCCAGCAGCTATGTATGCTTGTTTAAGCTTGTGGCAAATGTTCACCCACTGGCTGGAATCCATTCTCGTCGGCCGTATAGCTCACTTCGTAGGTGACACCATCATCGCCAACGTATTTGTATGAGCCTTTCACAATGATTGCCTCATCGTCGGTACCGACATTTTTCAGCTGGCCCTCTTCATCATGTTGAGTCCCATCGCTTGTCTCGAAACCATATTTGTAGTTTTCTGGCGTGATATCTGCATCCTGGCGCACAATTTCGACGTGATGTTCTACTGGTGCTTGTACAGCCAAGGTTTGCgaaaaaagcgcaaaaaatGCAAAGGTAATGACGAATTTCATTTTAGTCGATTCAAAAAGGAATACTATTCTGATTGATTCCACTGCTTAATTCCGAATGTTGCACGATTTCGAGACTGTCAAAAAATTGCCAATGAAGCTTATTTATATGGCTGTCTCCCTAAGAACTTCACCATGAATTAGAGCAAAggtgttaatttttgaaaaacagccaaaaaaagttataaaattatttaatattttatgtagatGCTGCGGACTCATGAAAAggtgaaaattaaatataaaactaaatcaaagaattttaatatgtttgtGCTTACTAACCCCTACATAGCTGCACAtacatgtaaagggtgatcaatttagagctatcggattttaaattgaaataaaataatggaaattcGAATTGAGtgagcaatctttattatttttgtgtagaacaatTCATGAGGTATTTtcaagataatccctttcaaatgttggatGCAACTACGCCGTAATTCGACTaaccgtaaacaccaattttgaataactcggTGGAAGACTTCggttggtatctcgtgaataactttagtatgttgatttccaatgcctcaatcgaagaaTTTAGTCTTTGCATACCCATGACTGTCAAAAGATATGATACCACAGGATCTTAGTGTTCAATCCACTAGTCCGAGATGAAAGATAAATTGCTCCATTATTTCACAGGTTGTATGGCAAGTACTCGTAGTGCCGTCCTGTTGGAAGTAAATGTTGTGGGgaggcttcaatttccggcatcaaaaagttgtttttcatAGCGTGATAGCGTTCgctattcactgttacattggcgccagcctcgtctttaaagaaatatgggccgatgactTCTCCCGCCCATAGGCCTtcccaaacggttgttttcaaaggATGTAagggctgttcttgaatggcttcaggTTGCACCCACCTACCTGgcctgtaggagatgtgaaaacaccagtgtatgctcgtacagctcgtactgcagaaaatattgctgctgctcgcgatagtgtggttgaagagccgtcctcCTCAACtagtcgtcgtgcccaacaattgcacctctctcgctcgtcgttgatgaacattacgcctaaagacttgcatttacacgcttacaaggtgcaattgactcaagaactaaagcctcttgaccatttcaagtgtccaagagtgattgccgaaaaaccaatgcacccacaaagagtgactgtttggtgcggtttatgggccggcggcgtcattgggctgtattttttccaaaatgaggccggtcaggcagttactgtaaaTAGTGtttgctatcgtgagatgataacgaactttttatggcccgaattgaaagatattgatgaggacgatatgtggtttcaacaggacggtgccacttgtcacacagctaacgaaacaatagctcttctgcgcgaaaaatttgatggccaaataatctcacgtcgcggcgatgtcaattggccgccaacatcatgtgatttgacaccgttggacttctttctttggggttatttgaaagaaaagatgtacgtcgataagtcagcaataattcaagagctaaagtatgagataattcggcacataactgcatagaacctcaattatgcctcagcgtcatcgaaaatttggagcatcggatggaggtgtgctgccgagaccgcggcggccatttgggcGTTGTATtgtgtttcatacgtaattaagccataccagtattatcataataaagagaaatgacaataatttcttaaaaaaattgtattttattcaaaatcaacaccggcccttgaaacttcaccaccctttacttagtttgacagtagttacGCGGGATCTGCcaaaaaaatcctattggaaaaagtacctccaatctgatcaccctttatgtatatgtatatatatatacaataagtTATCCTTTTTGGatgccaaaatttaaaaataaacacggGTACGCAAAATAACGGTTTTGGAGATATGGAAAGCTACTGATGTCTCAAACATTTATTTCCAATCAATCAGTGCGTATTCTATTGAGAAATTGTTGTTAAGTATATTGTAAGCGTTCAATaactaagtattttattttatatgcaaatgAAGCCGCGGGTGCTATTTATAGTATACGGAGGAAGACTCTCAACATAGtcagcaccaaaaaaaaataccagtctaacgtttagacgcgatagaagtgaaaccttccgtaaaacaaactgagagagaatgagacgaaagcagcattaggggcgggataattataggttcattataatattgctataaagttcatattttattttcttcattttattattattcatcctcaatgttttcaattttatagctaaaatatgatacaaatgctttgtcaacattggtttcgatgttgtcaacatatctttgaaataccgcgtcaattgttgtttttgatcgtgttgtcgattcagtgcgattgttacacatttttaaattgaatgttgtattgagaaagtcaattaaaggaacccctgtgtccaatgcaaaatttacgttaaaatcgccacttaaaatcattggaactttatcgtaatcttttctaagtatccgcgatacttctagtgcatactttattaaattttcgtgaatgaattccgtgatgctatttattgattgattcggtgaaatataaattgccacaattaaaactgttttagttttattttctttttgtttttttttttgtcgatattcactacacttttctgcattatttttcggcataattgcggtaaatatttaaaaatgaaaatatatacgaatataaaaatacggacgcaatacagcacaagcggttgctattatgagcgtcgtaacgcgtatattacacagacgtactaacatacacacaaacattcgtaggacgcttggtgtAAGCAAGTATtgggtagtgtagtataggtatacataatgccttctcgctcaccgtggctccgtaatacgcaggcgcgcacacatacgtactagcacacatacaaacatacatacgtatgacgcttgaactaaacaccaaaacaagtaataggcagtgtagtatacatactataatactcactatactagcgttgCCCAGCAATACGCagccatacatatatacgtatatcaacatatgacgcttcgtagtgtcgctttttcg
This genomic window contains:
- the LOC129240941 gene encoding endocuticle structural protein SgAbd-6-like, with translation MKLMLVLSFLCLLAGSLAAPQAPVEILEQEVDNIGINGYKFSYKLSDGTTRTEEAVLNNAGTENESLSVRGSVSWVAPDGQTYTINFVADENGFQPEGAHIPK
- the LOC129240940 gene encoding larval cuticle protein 65Ag1-like, with the protein product MKFVITFAFFALFSQTLAVQAPVEHHVEIVRQDADITPENYKYGFETSDGTQHDEEGQLKNVGTDDEAIIVKGSYKYVGDDGVTYEVSYTADENGFQPVGEHLPQA